The proteins below are encoded in one region of Microbispora sp. NBC_01189:
- a CDS encoding cupin domain-containing protein, giving the protein MSSIILPEDPFHRRLHHVAPAGLTPETAQTGGMTRRAAVSGATVGSSRLWMGQTHVAPGTVSANHHHGDSETAIYVVSGTPSFVFLDVDAEEPREVRIDTKPGDYIFVPPFVPHREENPDPGLEAVVVIARSTQEAIVVNLPELRWSGPVRTTA; this is encoded by the coding sequence GTGAGCAGCATCATCCTTCCCGAGGACCCGTTCCACCGCAGGCTGCATCACGTGGCGCCGGCCGGTCTGACGCCCGAGACCGCACAGACGGGCGGGATGACCCGGCGCGCCGCCGTCAGCGGCGCCACCGTCGGTTCGAGCCGCCTGTGGATGGGCCAGACGCACGTGGCCCCGGGAACCGTCTCGGCGAACCACCACCACGGCGACTCCGAGACCGCCATCTACGTGGTCAGCGGCACCCCGTCGTTCGTGTTCCTCGACGTCGACGCCGAGGAGCCGCGGGAGGTGCGGATCGACACGAAGCCGGGAGACTACATCTTCGTGCCCCCGTTCGTGCCCCACCGGGAGGAGAACCCGGACCCCGGCCTGGAGGCCGTCGTCGTCATCGCCCGGAGCACCCAGGAGGCCATCGTGGTCAACCTGCCCGAGCTGAGATGGTCCGGCCCGGTCCGGACGACGGCCTGA
- a CDS encoding serine/threonine-protein kinase, whose translation MPQPLEPGDPGRLGSYRITGRIGEGGQGVVYLGEGESGDLVAVKLFHARLGGDAAARDAFVRETELARRVARFCTAQVLESGVDGGRPYIVSEYVQGHALSQVVAAHGPMSGGALERLAIATATALVALHDAGVVHRDFKPHNVLIGPDGPRVIDFGIARALAGPSTMTSKIVGTPAYMAPEQFAAGELGFALDVFAWASTMVFAATGRAPFGADAIPAIINRILHHEPDLDGVEAPLRDLLTACLAKDPGRRPAAREILDRLVRPRHDSRAASTPATLPPAPGPVAAPGRGRRRRAGTAVAAVVLVAALAVAVALLPSSRRPSAGSGPTGTERAAAGGTDPAAASAGTGGGASPSGAPSRTPASRSASPASSPASSPRPRASRPTAGPGVTRPAPTRTITTRPTVRHSKTAAPVPADPPASEQAKPSPAPAGRLVELGGGHFTDYCVSLGWEWVEYRESPTPGAYCVKRKGDTMYLSQSQRDAGCRWRFHDPKAFHRFKGRSNYCYTYG comes from the coding sequence ATGCCGCAGCCGCTGGAGCCCGGCGACCCCGGTCGCCTGGGCTCCTACCGCATCACCGGCAGGATCGGCGAGGGAGGGCAGGGCGTCGTCTATCTCGGCGAGGGCGAGTCCGGCGACCTCGTCGCGGTCAAGCTCTTCCACGCGCGGCTCGGTGGGGACGCCGCGGCCCGCGACGCCTTCGTCCGCGAGACGGAGCTCGCCCGCAGGGTCGCCCGGTTCTGCACGGCCCAGGTGCTGGAGTCCGGCGTGGACGGCGGCCGGCCGTACATCGTGAGCGAGTACGTCCAGGGGCACGCGCTGAGCCAGGTGGTGGCCGCACACGGGCCGATGTCGGGCGGCGCGCTCGAACGGCTCGCCATCGCCACGGCCACGGCGCTGGTCGCCCTGCACGACGCCGGGGTGGTTCACCGGGACTTCAAGCCGCACAACGTGCTGATCGGTCCCGACGGGCCGCGGGTGATCGACTTCGGGATCGCCCGCGCCCTCGCCGGCCCGAGCACGATGACAAGCAAGATCGTCGGCACTCCCGCCTACATGGCACCCGAGCAGTTCGCGGCGGGCGAGCTCGGTTTCGCCCTCGACGTGTTCGCCTGGGCGTCCACGATGGTGTTCGCCGCCACCGGCCGCGCGCCGTTCGGCGCCGACGCGATCCCCGCCATCATCAACCGGATCCTCCACCACGAACCCGACCTGGACGGCGTCGAGGCGCCGCTGCGCGACCTGCTCACGGCCTGCCTCGCCAAGGACCCCGGACGGCGCCCGGCCGCACGGGAGATCCTCGACCGCCTCGTGCGCCCCCGCCACGACTCCCGGGCCGCGTCCACCCCGGCCACCCTGCCCCCCGCGCCCGGGCCGGTCGCGGCGCCGGGCCGCGGGCGGCGCAGGCGGGCCGGGACGGCCGTCGCCGCCGTGGTCCTGGTGGCCGCGCTGGCCGTCGCCGTCGCGCTGCTGCCGTCATCGCGCCGGCCCTCCGCGGGAAGCGGCCCCACCGGGACGGAGCGGGCGGCGGCGGGCGGCACGGACCCGGCCGCCGCCTCAGCCGGGACCGGCGGAGGCGCGTCTCCTTCCGGGGCTCCGTCGCGCACCCCTGCCTCGCGGTCCGCCTCACCCGCCTCCTCACCCGCCTCCTCGCCCCGGCCGCGGGCGAGCCGGCCCACGGCCGGGCCCGGCGTCACCCGGCCGGCCCCGACGAGGACGATCACCACACGGCCGACCGTCCGCCACTCGAAGACGGCCGCGCCGGTCCCCGCGGATCCGCCAGCCTCGGAGCAGGCGAAGCCGTCGCCCGCGCCGGCCGGGCGGCTCGTGGAGCTGGGCGGCGGACACTTCACCGATTACTGCGTGAGCCTCGGCTGGGAGTGGGTGGAGTACCGGGAGTCGCCCACGCCCGGTGCGTACTGCGTCAAGCGGAAGGGCGACACCATGTACCTCTCCCAGAGCCAGCGTGACGCGGGCTGCCGATGGCGCTTCCACGACCCGAAGGCCTTCCACCGGTTCAAGGGCAGGTCGAACTACTGCTACACCTACGGCTGA
- a CDS encoding S8 family peptidase encodes MRSSSVAVALTTAVLLGLPAVSAAAQAAPPALTGAAFSSAVPTGTSAATGAAAAPQDGDHTVTLVTGDTVRARLEGHDLRVLSAEPGEGRTGVTFDVTDRGDQVSVVPSDAAPLVRAGRLDPDLFEVGTLIADGYDDARSQSIPVMTTYDKSTTTENADRAHAAFGGAARSRRAFPRLGISALSIGKTAAPDAWRGLTGGSATPTGLRGGVTKLWLDGRVTAGLDRSVPHIGAPTAWASGYDGTGVKVAVLDSGYDTDHPDLVSRVVASADFTGNANGVEDGNSHGTHTASTVAGTGAASGGRYKGVAPGASLVVGKVLSDENWGYDSWIIDGMNWAVGQQGAKIVSMSIQSGAGYPDHPVAAAINSLTSQYDALFVVCSGNYGPGTSTISSIGVADKALTVGAVDLTDTVAGFSSRGPVGDQGLKPDMTGPGVDITAAVPGGGYGTMSGCSMATPHVAGTAALVKQRHPAWGAQRLKDALMGTAAAAAGLTPYSYGTGRVDAARAVSQSLTANPPSAALSVTTAQPTATRTVTYTNGAASAVTLNLAVSATDAAGTTAAPSGLFTLSASTVTVPANGTAQVTVTLHQVSAANSLYGGVLTATSSGGASVRTALGGRIQATSTYNTTVRVHYNPGAGNRITLRGDSPLSWAGGQNCVSTTAGLWECGFNLSTGQPFLYKPLINDSVWATGSNYYGVGGGTYDIYPTF; translated from the coding sequence TTGCGAAGTTCATCCGTGGCCGTCGCCCTCACGACGGCCGTCCTCCTCGGCCTGCCCGCCGTGTCCGCCGCGGCACAGGCGGCCCCTCCGGCCCTCACCGGCGCGGCCTTCTCCAGCGCGGTCCCCACCGGAACCTCCGCGGCGACGGGAGCCGCCGCGGCCCCGCAGGACGGCGACCACACCGTCACGCTCGTCACCGGCGACACGGTGCGGGCGCGCCTGGAAGGCCACGACCTGCGCGTCCTGTCGGCCGAGCCGGGAGAGGGGCGTACGGGCGTCACCTTCGACGTCACCGACCGCGGCGACCAGGTGTCGGTGGTCCCGTCGGACGCGGCCCCCCTCGTCCGGGCCGGTCGCCTCGACCCCGACCTCTTCGAGGTGGGCACCCTGATCGCGGACGGCTACGACGACGCGCGCAGCCAGTCGATCCCGGTCATGACCACCTATGACAAGAGCACGACCACCGAGAACGCCGACCGGGCCCATGCCGCGTTCGGCGGGGCGGCCAGGAGCCGGCGCGCCTTCCCCCGGCTGGGCATCAGCGCGCTCAGCATCGGGAAGACGGCCGCGCCCGACGCCTGGCGCGGCCTCACCGGTGGCTCCGCCACGCCCACCGGCCTGCGGGGCGGCGTCACCAAGCTATGGCTGGACGGCAGGGTGACGGCCGGGCTCGACCGCAGCGTCCCGCACATCGGCGCGCCGACCGCGTGGGCGAGCGGGTACGACGGCACCGGCGTCAAGGTCGCGGTGCTGGACAGCGGCTACGACACCGACCACCCCGACCTCGTCAGCAGGGTCGTCGCCTCCGCGGACTTCACCGGCAACGCCAACGGGGTCGAGGACGGCAACTCGCACGGCACGCACACCGCCTCGACCGTCGCCGGGACCGGCGCCGCCTCCGGGGGCCGCTACAAGGGGGTCGCCCCCGGTGCGAGCCTGGTCGTCGGCAAGGTCCTCAGCGACGAGAACTGGGGCTACGACTCCTGGATCATCGACGGGATGAACTGGGCGGTCGGCCAGCAGGGCGCCAAGATCGTCAGCATGAGCATCCAGAGCGGCGCGGGCTATCCCGACCACCCGGTCGCGGCGGCGATCAACAGCCTGACCTCGCAGTACGACGCGCTGTTCGTGGTCTGCTCGGGCAACTACGGCCCCGGCACGTCCACCATCAGCTCCATCGGCGTCGCCGACAAGGCGCTGACCGTGGGCGCGGTGGACCTGACCGACACGGTGGCGGGCTTCTCCAGCCGCGGCCCGGTGGGCGACCAGGGCCTCAAGCCGGACATGACCGGGCCCGGTGTCGACATCACCGCGGCCGTGCCGGGCGGCGGCTACGGCACGATGAGCGGATGCTCGATGGCGACCCCGCACGTCGCCGGCACGGCCGCGCTCGTGAAGCAGCGCCACCCCGCATGGGGCGCGCAGCGGCTGAAGGACGCGCTGATGGGCACGGCCGCGGCGGCCGCGGGGCTCACCCCGTACTCGTACGGCACCGGCCGGGTCGACGCGGCCCGGGCGGTCAGCCAGTCGCTCACCGCCAACCCGCCGAGCGCCGCGCTGTCGGTCACCACCGCCCAGCCCACGGCCACGCGCACGGTGACCTACACCAACGGCGCGGCCTCCGCGGTGACGCTGAACCTGGCCGTGTCCGCGACCGACGCCGCCGGGACGACGGCCGCCCCGTCGGGCCTGTTCACCCTGAGCGCGAGCACCGTGACGGTGCCCGCGAACGGCACCGCGCAGGTCACCGTCACCCTGCACCAGGTGAGCGCCGCGAACAGCCTCTACGGGGGCGTCCTGACCGCGACGTCCTCCGGCGGCGCGTCGGTGCGCACCGCGCTGGGCGGCCGGATCCAGGCGACCTCCACCTACAACACCACGGTCCGCGTCCACTACAACCCCGGCGCGGGCAACCGGATCACCCTCCGCGGCGACTCGCCGCTGAGCTGGGCCGGCGGGCAGAACTGCGTCAGCACCACGGCCGGCCTGTGGGAGTGCGGGTTCAACCTCTCCACCGGGCAGCCGTTCCTCTACAAGCCGCTGATCAACGACAGCGTCTGGGCCACCGGCTCCAACTACTACGGCGTCGGCGGCGGGACCTACGACATCTACCCCACCTTCTGA
- a CDS encoding cytochrome P450: MGDSLHTVPTLPTARRSGCPFDPPKELIQAREHGPISRFPFPDGHQGWLVTGYDLVRSVLADSRFSSRRELMRHHPLVDYGDVEVPPAPPGEFLLMDEPRHSRYRKPLVGRFTVRRMRQLAERVEQITADHLDAMEKAGPPADLVTAFARPIPSVVICELLGVPYEDRGSFQEHIDKFLGGEAGDEEVLTAYTATQRYLAELVAAKRANPTDDVLSDLTDSDLTDEELRGMALILLAAGFDTTANMLALGTFALLSHPAQPAAWRADPALTDRAVEELLRYLTVAKTFMRTALEDVELGGRTIEAGTTVILSYHTANRDPERFADPHVLDLGRENGGHLAFGHGIHQCLGQQLARVEMRVAFPALLSRFPTLRLAVPAEEVGLRPETADIFGVKNLPVTWDA, translated from the coding sequence ATGGGTGACTCCCTCCACACGGTCCCGACGCTGCCGACGGCCCGTCGGTCCGGTTGCCCGTTCGACCCGCCCAAGGAGCTGATCCAGGCCCGCGAACACGGTCCCATCAGCCGATTCCCCTTCCCCGATGGGCACCAGGGCTGGCTGGTCACCGGATACGACCTGGTCCGGTCGGTTCTCGCCGACTCGCGGTTCAGCTCGCGCAGGGAGCTCATGCGCCACCACCCGCTGGTCGACTACGGGGACGTCGAGGTGCCACCGGCGCCGCCCGGCGAGTTCCTCCTCATGGACGAGCCGCGGCACAGCCGCTACCGCAAGCCGCTGGTGGGCAGGTTCACCGTACGGCGGATGCGACAGCTCGCCGAGCGCGTCGAGCAGATCACCGCCGACCACCTGGACGCCATGGAGAAGGCCGGGCCGCCGGCCGACCTGGTGACCGCGTTCGCGAGGCCCATCCCCTCCGTCGTCATCTGTGAGCTGCTGGGGGTGCCGTACGAGGACCGGGGCTCCTTCCAGGAGCACATCGACAAGTTCCTCGGCGGAGAGGCCGGCGACGAGGAGGTGCTGACGGCCTACACCGCGACCCAGCGGTATCTCGCGGAACTGGTGGCGGCCAAGCGCGCGAACCCCACCGACGACGTGCTCAGCGACCTCACCGACAGCGACCTCACCGACGAGGAGCTGCGGGGGATGGCCCTGATCCTGCTGGCAGCGGGATTCGACACCACCGCGAACATGCTGGCGCTGGGCACCTTCGCACTGCTGAGCCACCCGGCACAGCCGGCCGCGTGGCGCGCCGATCCCGCGCTCACCGACCGGGCCGTGGAGGAGCTGCTGCGGTATCTCACGGTCGCCAAGACGTTCATGCGCACGGCGCTGGAGGACGTGGAGCTGGGCGGCCGGACCATCGAGGCCGGTACGACGGTCATCCTGTCGTACCACACCGCCAACCGCGACCCCGAGCGCTTCGCCGATCCCCACGTGCTCGACCTCGGCCGGGAGAACGGCGGGCACCTGGCCTTCGGCCACGGCATCCACCAGTGCCTGGGGCAGCAGCTCGCCCGCGTCGAGATGCGGGTCGCGTTCCCCGCGCTGCTCAGTCGCTTCCCCACGCTGCGCCTCGCCGTACCGGCTGAGGAGGTCGGCCTGCGCCCGGAGACCGCGGACATCTTCGGGGTCAAGAATCTGCCCGTCACCTGGGACGCGTGA
- a CDS encoding helix-turn-helix domain-containing protein, translating into MPGGRLTQQDRQRIAAGLADGLSYAEIARRLGRPTSTISREIGRNGGPGGYRPQQAHQATVRRARRDAPAPSHAAGPSPGAMEEEIIEMAVRTGLPRMIARVHLDLLLSEDGRRTAAELTRRLKVSPASVSMSVNYLVQHGFVRRERDPRRRRDVYVVDNEAWYHSIVTSTRQTLEAARVSMAAAETVGLDGPVGQRLARGGAFLERVSLDMMESADRWRALLT; encoded by the coding sequence ATGCCAGGAGGACGACTGACCCAGCAGGACCGCCAGCGCATCGCGGCCGGGCTCGCCGACGGGCTCTCCTACGCCGAGATCGCCCGGCGGCTCGGCCGGCCGACCTCGACGATCAGCCGGGAGATCGGGCGCAACGGCGGGCCCGGCGGCTACCGGCCCCAGCAGGCGCATCAGGCGACGGTCCGGCGGGCCCGGCGTGACGCACCGGCCCCCTCGCACGCGGCCGGGCCGTCGCCGGGCGCGATGGAAGAGGAGATCATCGAGATGGCGGTCCGGACGGGCCTCCCGCGGATGATCGCGCGCGTGCACCTCGACCTGCTGCTGTCCGAGGACGGCAGGCGCACCGCGGCCGAGCTGACCCGCAGGCTCAAAGTCAGCCCGGCCTCCGTCTCCATGTCCGTGAACTACCTGGTCCAGCACGGGTTCGTCCGGCGTGAGCGCGATCCCCGGCGGCGTCGCGACGTCTACGTGGTCGACAACGAGGCCTGGTACCACTCGATCGTGACCAGTACGCGGCAGACGCTGGAGGCGGCCCGGGTCTCGATGGCGGCGGCGGAGACGGTCGGGCTCGACGGGCCCGTGGGGCAGCGGCTGGCCAGGGGAGGGGCGTTCCTGGAGCGGGTCAGCCTGGACATGATGGAGTCGGCCGACCGCTGGCGCGCCCTCCTGACCTGA
- a CDS encoding PHB depolymerase family esterase — protein sequence MRRRIVAVLAAVLMPEVAMAALLVAQPAAAASLTRVTGFGNNPSNLNMYIYVPDRVASRPALLVAVHYCTGTASALYSGYFRDYVTAADQYGYIIVFPEATRSGQCFDVYSPQALRRGGGSDPVGIMSMVDYARSRYNVDPGRIYVSGVSSGAMMTNVLAAEYPDVFKAGSAFMGVPAGCFATTDGSTWNSQCANGQVSKTAQQWGDLARSMYSGYSGSYPRMQLWHGTNDSTLRYNNFGEEIKQWTNLNGVSQTPTATDTPSSGWTRTRYGGNGTQPPVEGVSVSGQDHTLPLNGQIAYAINFLGLNSTTPSSPSPTPSPTPSPTPPSSPSPSPSASPSAGPPASTLGAAAARSGRYFGTAISASKLGDSAYTTIANREFNMVTAENEMKIDATEPNRGQFNFSSGDQVYNWAVQNGKQVRGHTLAWHSQQPGWMQSLSGSSLRQAMIDHINGVMAHYKGKIYAWDVVNEAFDDSNGGRRQSNLQATGNDWIEVAFRTARAADPAAKLCYNDYNIDNWTWAKTQGVYNMVKDFKSRGVPIDCVGLQSHFNSGSPYNSNYRTTISSFAALGVDVQITELDIQGASAQTYAAVVNDCLAVSRCAGITTWGVRDQDSWRSGDTPLLFSGNNRKPAYDAVLNALNAAVPSTSPSPTPPVSPSATPSESPSATPSDSPSPTPSDSPSPSPSPSPSPSPTVEPGGCSATMLTVNSWPGGFQSEVTVRAGGSAIRGWTVSWNWSGSPSITQLWNGVRSGSGSAVTVRNESYNGTVAAGGTTTFGFTGSGSAETPSLTCGAS from the coding sequence GTGAGACGACGCATCGTGGCCGTGCTGGCGGCCGTGCTGATGCCCGAGGTCGCGATGGCCGCGTTACTGGTCGCCCAGCCGGCCGCCGCGGCCTCCCTGACCCGGGTGACCGGCTTCGGGAACAACCCGAGCAACCTCAACATGTACATCTACGTGCCGGACCGGGTGGCCTCCCGGCCGGCGCTGCTGGTCGCCGTCCACTACTGCACGGGAACCGCGTCCGCGCTGTACAGCGGGTACTTCCGGGACTACGTCACCGCGGCCGACCAGTACGGATACATCATCGTGTTCCCCGAGGCCACCCGCAGCGGCCAGTGCTTCGACGTGTACTCGCCCCAGGCGCTCAGGCGAGGTGGTGGCAGCGACCCGGTGGGCATCATGTCGATGGTCGACTACGCCAGGTCGCGCTACAACGTGGACCCCGGCCGGATCTACGTCAGCGGCGTCTCCTCCGGCGCGATGATGACGAACGTGCTCGCCGCCGAGTATCCGGACGTGTTCAAGGCGGGCTCGGCGTTCATGGGCGTCCCGGCGGGCTGCTTCGCGACGACCGACGGCTCCACCTGGAACAGTCAGTGCGCCAACGGGCAGGTGAGCAAGACCGCCCAGCAGTGGGGGGACCTGGCCCGTTCGATGTACTCCGGCTACAGCGGCTCCTACCCGCGGATGCAGCTGTGGCATGGCACCAACGACAGCACGCTGCGCTACAACAACTTCGGCGAAGAGATCAAGCAGTGGACCAACCTCAACGGCGTCAGCCAGACGCCGACCGCCACCGACACCCCCTCGTCGGGCTGGACCCGCACCCGGTACGGCGGTAACGGCACCCAGCCGCCCGTCGAGGGCGTCAGCGTCTCGGGCCAGGACCACACGCTGCCCCTCAACGGCCAGATCGCCTACGCCATCAACTTCCTCGGCCTCAACAGCACGACGCCGAGTTCGCCGTCGCCCACCCCGTCTCCCACGCCGTCGCCGACCCCGCCGAGCAGCCCGTCGCCCAGCCCGTCGGCCAGCCCGTCGGCAGGTCCGCCCGCCTCCACGCTGGGCGCGGCGGCGGCCCGCAGCGGCCGCTATTTCGGCACTGCGATCAGCGCGAGCAAGCTCGGCGACTCGGCCTACACCACGATCGCGAACCGTGAGTTCAACATGGTGACGGCCGAGAACGAGATGAAGATCGACGCGACCGAGCCGAACCGCGGTCAGTTCAACTTCTCCAGCGGCGACCAGGTCTACAACTGGGCGGTGCAGAACGGCAAGCAGGTGCGCGGGCACACGCTGGCCTGGCACTCCCAGCAGCCGGGCTGGATGCAGTCGCTGTCGGGCAGCTCGCTGCGCCAGGCGATGATCGACCACATCAACGGCGTGATGGCCCACTACAAGGGCAAGATCTACGCCTGGGACGTCGTCAACGAGGCCTTCGACGACAGCAACGGCGGTCGTCGGCAGTCCAACCTGCAGGCGACGGGCAACGACTGGATCGAGGTAGCCTTCCGCACCGCGCGGGCCGCCGACCCGGCCGCCAAGCTCTGCTACAACGACTACAACATCGACAACTGGACCTGGGCCAAGACGCAGGGCGTCTACAACATGGTCAAGGACTTCAAGTCGCGCGGCGTGCCGATCGACTGTGTCGGCCTGCAGTCGCACTTCAACAGCGGCAGCCCGTACAACAGCAACTACCGCACCACAATCTCCAGCTTCGCCGCCCTCGGGGTGGACGTGCAGATCACGGAGCTGGACATCCAGGGCGCATCCGCGCAAACCTACGCCGCCGTGGTGAACGACTGCCTGGCGGTGTCGCGCTGCGCCGGCATCACCACGTGGGGCGTGCGCGACCAGGACTCCTGGCGCTCGGGCGACACCCCGCTGCTGTTCAGCGGCAACAACAGGAAGCCCGCCTACGACGCGGTCCTCAACGCCCTCAACGCCGCCGTCCCCAGCACCTCGCCCAGTCCCACCCCGCCGGTGAGCCCCAGCGCGACGCCGTCCGAGAGCCCGAGCGCGACCCCCTCGGACAGCCCCAGCCCGACTCCCTCCGACAGCCCGTCGCCCAGCCCGTCGCCCAGCCCGTCGCCGTCGCCCACGGTGGAGCCGGGCGGATGCAGCGCGACGATGCTGACGGTGAACTCCTGGCCCGGCGGATTCCAGTCCGAGGTCACGGTGCGCGCCGGCGGCTCGGCGATCAGGGGCTGGACGGTGAGCTGGAACTGGTCCGGCTCCCCGTCCATCACCCAGCTGTGGAACGGCGTCCGGTCCGGCTCCGGCTCGGCCGTCACCGTCCGCAACGAGTCCTACAACGGCACGGTCGCCGCGGGCGGCACCACCACCTTCGGTTTCACCGGCAGCGGGAGCGCCGAGACGCCCAGCCTGACGTGCGGCGCGTCCTGA